Genomic DNA from Theobroma cacao cultivar B97-61/B2 chromosome 3, Criollo_cocoa_genome_V2, whole genome shotgun sequence:
tttttggctGTAACCTACTTTTTTTTCGGCAATTCCACTGTAATAGTATTAGTACACCTTTTTCCTACTGAAAGAGGGCATGGACATCTCTGCATCTTTGTCTCTTCCTCGCCCTCTTCTCTTTGTCCGAGAGAGAGTGTGACTTGATAGctgagaaagagaaaaaaaaaaaaagaggaaaaacagAAGAGCTCCTACTATTGCCTGTAAGGCAAGAAGCAAACAAACGATTGACCACCCAGCCGGAAGATCGGAAGCATTTGTTTGCTCAAGAGCAAAACAACCCATTTTCTTCTACCATTTTTGAGTTGAAAGTTTGAAACCAAAACATGGTTTCTACAGTacctctcttctttttctttattctcttCACTACCCAATGTTGTTTCAGTGCAAATACTGAGCTGAGAGCACTCCTGGATATGAAAGCTGCTTTAGACCCAGATGACAAATATCTCTCTTCATGGACCATCAATGGTGACCCTTGTGATCGTTCTTTTGAAGGTGTCGGCTGTAACCAGAAAGGGCAAATAGCCAACATTTCTTTGCAAGGGAAGGGGCTTTCTGGCAAAGTCTCATCAGCTATTACTGGGCTTAAGCACTTGACAGGGCTTTACTTGCATTACAACTCTTTGTATGGAGATATACCAAGAGAAATAGCTAACTTGACTCTGCTCAGTGATTtatatttgaatatgaatAATCTCTCTGGTGAGATTCCTCCGGAGATTGGTAACATGGGTAGCTTGCAAGGTTAGTGCTActatattttgtttataaattttgaaaatttctgTTTTATTTAGAACGGATTTTTCGAGGTTTGAGGTTCTAAGAAGCTTTGGGCTTCTTTCTTGGGGTGTGTATATATTTTGATGTCATGCAGCTCCATGTCTCTTATTTAACATgggttttctttattttggcCAATGATTTGTTTGTTGAActgaaagaatttcaaatcttGCTATGTTTGGATTctgagaaaattttttgacagACAGTGAGACACACTGGCATGTGCTTCAAAATTAATGTCATATTTTCTCATttaggaaaatgaaaatagcaaggtaaaatttaaaatttattcaagCGTGCCTCTTATTAACATGTCCTTTTTGTCCCTGCTGCAACAAAATGGTTAGTTCCCGCTGGATGTAGAGCCTTAAAGTATTACAAAGCTCAAAAATTTTCCTGAAAAGGATTGAACTTTTAACCCATGATTTATTTTGTGTCTTTGGTCGTTTGAAACTAATCTTCACTTAACtgtgttctttttttttgcataGTGTTGCAGCTCTGTTATAACCAGCTCACTGGAAGCATACCGACGCAGTTGGGATCTTTGAAGAAGCTTAATGTTCTTGCCCTGCAATCGAACCAACTTACTGGTGCAATCCCTGCAAGTCTAGGAGATGTGGGTACATTGATGAGGCTTGATTTGAGCTTCAATCGTCTATTTGGTTCAATCCCTATGAAAATAGCTGATGCTCCTCTGCTTGAAGTTCTAGACATCCGAAACAATTCTCTTTCTGGCAATGTTCCTCTTGGTAATCATCTTTTTATTATAGCGTCGGTCAATATTCATCTTGGTCTTATTGGAGAAAATAAACtccatttgatttttttttctttgcttgcTGTAGCCCTTAAGAGACTGAATGATGGGTTCCTGTTTCAAAATAATCTGGGTCTATGTGGGTCTGGTTTTTCATCACTGGAAGCTTGCAATACTTCTGATCATATTAATCCAAACAGACCTGAGGCGTATGGACCAGGGACAACTGGTCGTCCTAGAGAAATACCAGAGACAGCAAATCTGCAGTTACCTTGTGAGCCAACTCAGTGCTCAAAGCCATCAAAATCTCAAAGGGGTCCTATTCTTGTGGGCCTAATTGTTGTCACAGTTGCATTATCAGCTATAGGAATCCTCACATTCACACAATACCGTCGCCGGAAACAGAAGCTTGGTAGTTCATTTGAAATTTCTGATAGCCGTCTTAGCACTGATCAAGCCAAGGGAGTATACAGGAAGAATGGCTCTCCACTCATTAGCCTTGAGTATGCTAATGGTTGGGATCCTTTGGCTGATAGCAGGAATTTCACTGGCTTTGCCCAAGATGTCTTTCAAAGCTTTAGGTTCAATTTAGAAGAGGTGGAGACAGCTACTCAGTACTTTTCAGAGGTAAATTTATTGGGGAAGTGTAACTTTTCTGCAACCTATAAAGGGATTCTGAGGGATGGATCTGCTGTTGCTATTAAAAGCATCAGTAAAACTAGTTGCAAATCTGATGATGCAGAGTTCTTGAAGGGCTTGAATATTTTGGCTTCATTGAAGCATGAGAATTTAGTGCGATTGAGAGGATTTTGTTGTTCAAAGGCCCGGGGAGAGTGCTTTCtaatttatgattttgttCCCAATGGGAATTTGCTACGCTGTCTTGATGTGAAGGATGGTGATGGCCAGGTCCTGGAATGGTCCACTAGAGTTTCCATAGTTAAAGGCATAGCCAAAGGTAGGTTTAGTTTTGCCTTTATCTATTGCGGGTTAAACGACTAGCTCTAATTAGATTTGTTTAATTATGTCTCAGTGCTTCACAATATGGTCTCTAGAAACTCCCAGCTGCTGtttaacttctaatttgatatTGCATTGACATCGAATGCTTTATGTTTTTGAGAAGCCACCTTGAGATTCTTGACATTCTTTTTGTCATATTTCTCTGTATAATCCCTTATGCTAAAATACCAACTACAAAATCTAGAATTTGGTTGTTCTTGACTTACCTTTACTAAGCTATCGTCCTTCTTGGAGCAGGTATAGCATATTTGCATGGGTACAAAGCAAACAAACCGGCTCTGGTTCACCAAAATATTTCAGCTGAAAAAGTGCTCATTGATCAGCGATTCAACCCACTGCTTTCAGATTCTGGCTTGCACAACCTACTTACCAATGACATTGTCTTCGCAGCACTCAAGGCCAGTGCTGCTATGGGTTACTTAGCTCCTGAATACACTAGTACAGGCCGTTTTACTGAGAAGAGTGATGTTTATGCATATGGAGTTCTTGTTTTCCAAGTCCTTTCTGGGAAGCGAAAAGTTACTAGCTTGGTACGTCTTGGAGCTGAATCTTGTCGATTCCAAGATTTTATTGACCCAAACCTCCATGGTAGGTTCTTTGAATATGAAGCAGCTAAACTTGCAAGAATTGCTTGGCTTTGCACTCATGACTCTCCTATCGAAAGACCATCTATGGACGCAGTTGTTCAAGAACTGGGTAACTGCAGTAGCTGTCTCTAGTGGCTTCAATCTTTATCtgatcaaattttcaaatggTGATGATAAGCTGGAGATGATGTGTCACTAACTACTCTCTGGGGATGAAAAGGAGCATGCTTAATTTGAGTCCTGCTGCTGAGGACTAGACCTTGTGAATGTTGTGCATTATTATACCCTGCTAATGGGACTTTATAGGGGATTTTCCATGTGAAATCAACCTCAGCCTTGggaaaattttgtaaattggTGGATTTTTAACCATTT
This window encodes:
- the LOC18605403 gene encoding BRASSINOSTEROID INSENSITIVE 1-associated receptor kinase 1, producing the protein MVSTVPLFFFFILFTTQCCFSANTELRALLDMKAALDPDDKYLSSWTINGDPCDRSFEGVGCNQKGQIANISLQGKGLSGKVSSAITGLKHLTGLYLHYNSLYGDIPREIANLTLLSDLYLNMNNLSGEIPPEIGNMGSLQVLQLCYNQLTGSIPTQLGSLKKLNVLALQSNQLTGAIPASLGDVGTLMRLDLSFNRLFGSIPMKIADAPLLEVLDIRNNSLSGNVPLALKRLNDGFLFQNNLGLCGSGFSSLEACNTSDHINPNRPEAYGPGTTGRPREIPETANLQLPCEPTQCSKPSKSQRGPILVGLIVVTVALSAIGILTFTQYRRRKQKLGSSFEISDSRLSTDQAKGVYRKNGSPLISLEYANGWDPLADSRNFTGFAQDVFQSFRFNLEEVETATQYFSEVNLLGKCNFSATYKGILRDGSAVAIKSISKTSCKSDDAEFLKGLNILASLKHENLVRLRGFCCSKARGECFLIYDFVPNGNLLRCLDVKDGDGQVLEWSTRVSIVKGIAKGIAYLHGYKANKPALVHQNISAEKVLIDQRFNPLLSDSGLHNLLTNDIVFAALKASAAMGYLAPEYTSTGRFTEKSDVYAYGVLVFQVLSGKRKVTSLVRLGAESCRFQDFIDPNLHGRFFEYEAAKLARIAWLCTHDSPIERPSMDAVVQELGNCSSCL